A region of Gracilinanus agilis isolate LMUSP501 chromosome 3, AgileGrace, whole genome shotgun sequence DNA encodes the following proteins:
- the LOC123238741 gene encoding olfactory receptor 51F2-like, protein MTTLNSSSLQPLTFLLTGIPGMSATQVWISIPFCILYAIALTGNSMILFVVIHERSLHEPMYYFLSMLSATDLGLSLCTLSTTLGVLWFDAREISLDACMAQMFFLHSFTFMESGVLLAMAFDRFIAICDPLRYATILTKTRIIQIGLAVGVRVIAVITPMVLLVKRLSFCQGKVLSHSYCYHIDFIKLSCTDNRINSIMGLFVLFSTSGIDCPCILISYVLIIHSVLSIASPEERKKAFNTCISHISAVAIFFIPLISLSLVHRYSHNAPPFVHTMMANIFLLIPPVLNPIIYSVKTKQIRRAIIKVFHRLAA, encoded by the coding sequence ATGACAACTCTCAACAGTAGTTCTTTGCAACCTCTGACCTTCCTTCTGACGGGCATTCCTGGAATGAGTGCTACCCAAGTCTGgatttctattcctttttgtatCCTTTATGCCATTGCCCTCACTGGAAATAGCATGATCTTGTTTGTAGTAATCCATGAGAGGAGTCTCCATGAGCCCATGTACTACTTCCTCTCCATGCTGTCAGCCACTGACTTGGGTCTGTCCCTCTGCACTCTCTCCACTACACTGGGAGTTCTGTGGTTTGATGCTCGAGAGATCAGTCTTGACGCCTGCATGGCCCAGATGTTTTTCCTTCACAGTTTCACTTTCATGGAGTCTGGGGTGCTGCTGGCCATGGCCTTTGACCGTTTCATCGCCATCTGTGATCCACTGAGGTATGCTACCATACTCACGAAAACCAGAATTATCCAGATTGGCTTGGCTGTAGGGGTGAGAGTAATTGCAGTCATTACACCTATGGTGTTGCTTGTCAAGAGGCTGTCATTCTGCCAGGGAAAAGTTCTTTCCCACTCCTACTGTTACCATATTGACTTCATCAAGTTGTCATGCACAGATAACCGAATCAATAGCATCATGGGGCTGTTTGTTCTCTTTTCAACATCGGGCATCGACTGTCCATGCATCCTCATTTCCTATGTTCTGATAATCCATTCAGTGCTGAGCATTGCATCCCCTGAGGAACGGAAGAAAGCCTTCAACACATGCATTTCTCATATTAGTGCTGTTGCCATATTCTTCATTCCTCTCATCAGTTTATCTCTAGTGCATCGTTATAGCCACAATGCACCACCATTTGTGCATACTATGATGGCCAATATCTTTCTCCTTATCCCTCCTGTACTCAACCCCATTATCTACAGTGTGAAGACCAAACAGATACGAAGGGCTATCATCAAAGTCTTCCATAGATTGGCAGCCTAG